The proteins below are encoded in one region of Tamandua tetradactyla isolate mTamTet1 chromosome 9, mTamTet1.pri, whole genome shotgun sequence:
- the TMEM134 gene encoding transmembrane protein 134 isoform X2, whose product MSAARPQFSIDDAFELSLEDAGPGPESSGVARFGPLHFERRARFEVADEDKQSRLRYQNLQNDEDGAQASPEPDGGISTSRDPGRTSVRSSQWSFSTISNTTQRSYNACCSWTQHPLIQKNRRVVLASFLLLLLGLVLILVGVGLEVAPSPGVSSAIFFVPGFLVLVPGAYHVIFIYCAVKGHRGFQFFYLPYFEK is encoded by the exons ATGAGCGCCGCCCGGCCCCAGTTCAGCATCGATGACGCCTTCGAGCTGTCCCTGGAGGACGCGGGGCCCGGGCCCGAGTCCAGCGGGGTCGCCCGCTTCGGGCCGCTGCACTTCGAGCGCCGGGCCCGGTTCGAGGTGGCTGACGAGGACAAGCAGTCCCGGCTGCGCTACCAG AACCTGCAGAATGATGAGGACGGCGCCCAGGCCTCTCCAGAGCCGGATGGGGGTATCAGCACCAG CAGGGACCCAGGCCGAACGTCTGTCCGCAGCTCCCAGTGGTCCTTTAGCACCATCAGCAACACCACCCAGCGCTCCTACAACGCCTGCTGCAG CTGGACCCAACACCCTTTGATCCAGAAGAACCGCCGCGTGGTGCTGGCCTCCTTCCTGCTCCTGCTGCTGGGGCTGG TGCTGATCCTGGTCGGCGTGGGACTGGAGGTGGCCCCCTCTCCAG GTGTCTCCAGCGCCATCTTCTTCGTGCCGGGCTTCCTGGTGCTGGTCCCAGGAG CCTACCACGTGATCTTCATCTACTGCGCCGTCAAGGGTCACCGGGGCTTCCAGTTCTTCTACCTGCCCTACTTCGAGAAGTGA
- the TMEM134 gene encoding transmembrane protein 134 isoform X4: MSAARPQFSIDDAFELSLEDAGPGPESSGVARFGPLHFERRARFEVADEDKQSRLRYQNLQNDEDGAQASPEPDGGISTSSQWSFSTISNTTQRSYNACCSWTQHPLIQKNRRVVLASFLLLLLGLVLILVGVGLEVAPSPGVSSAIFFVPGFLVLVPGAYHVIFIYCAVKGHRGFQFFYLPYFEK; the protein is encoded by the exons ATGAGCGCCGCCCGGCCCCAGTTCAGCATCGATGACGCCTTCGAGCTGTCCCTGGAGGACGCGGGGCCCGGGCCCGAGTCCAGCGGGGTCGCCCGCTTCGGGCCGCTGCACTTCGAGCGCCGGGCCCGGTTCGAGGTGGCTGACGAGGACAAGCAGTCCCGGCTGCGCTACCAG AACCTGCAGAATGATGAGGACGGCGCCCAGGCCTCTCCAGAGCCGGATGGGGGTATCAGCACCAG CTCCCAGTGGTCCTTTAGCACCATCAGCAACACCACCCAGCGCTCCTACAACGCCTGCTGCAG CTGGACCCAACACCCTTTGATCCAGAAGAACCGCCGCGTGGTGCTGGCCTCCTTCCTGCTCCTGCTGCTGGGGCTGG TGCTGATCCTGGTCGGCGTGGGACTGGAGGTGGCCCCCTCTCCAG GTGTCTCCAGCGCCATCTTCTTCGTGCCGGGCTTCCTGGTGCTGGTCCCAGGAG CCTACCACGTGATCTTCATCTACTGCGCCGTCAAGGGTCACCGGGGCTTCCAGTTCTTCTACCTGCCCTACTTCGAGAAGTGA
- the TMEM134 gene encoding transmembrane protein 134 isoform X3 yields the protein MSAARPQFSIDDAFELSLEDAGPGPESSGVARFGPLHFERRARFEVADEDKQSRLRYQNLQNDEDGAQASPEPDGGISTRDPGRTSVRSSQWSFSTISNTTQRSYNACCSWTQHPLIQKNRRVVLASFLLLLLGLVLILVGVGLEVAPSPGVSSAIFFVPGFLVLVPGAYHVIFIYCAVKGHRGFQFFYLPYFEK from the exons ATGAGCGCCGCCCGGCCCCAGTTCAGCATCGATGACGCCTTCGAGCTGTCCCTGGAGGACGCGGGGCCCGGGCCCGAGTCCAGCGGGGTCGCCCGCTTCGGGCCGCTGCACTTCGAGCGCCGGGCCCGGTTCGAGGTGGCTGACGAGGACAAGCAGTCCCGGCTGCGCTACCAG AACCTGCAGAATGATGAGGACGGCGCCCAGGCCTCTCCAGAGCCGGATGGGGGTATCAGCACCAG GGACCCAGGCCGAACGTCTGTCCGCAGCTCCCAGTGGTCCTTTAGCACCATCAGCAACACCACCCAGCGCTCCTACAACGCCTGCTGCAG CTGGACCCAACACCCTTTGATCCAGAAGAACCGCCGCGTGGTGCTGGCCTCCTTCCTGCTCCTGCTGCTGGGGCTGG TGCTGATCCTGGTCGGCGTGGGACTGGAGGTGGCCCCCTCTCCAG GTGTCTCCAGCGCCATCTTCTTCGTGCCGGGCTTCCTGGTGCTGGTCCCAGGAG CCTACCACGTGATCTTCATCTACTGCGCCGTCAAGGGTCACCGGGGCTTCCAGTTCTTCTACCTGCCCTACTTCGAGAAGTGA
- the TMEM134 gene encoding transmembrane protein 134 isoform X1 encodes MTPSSCPWRTRGPGPSPAGSPASGRCTSSAGPGSRWLTRTSSPGCATRTCRMMRTAPRPLQSRMGVSAPGALSLAPPPLRGHLSSRDPGRTSVRSSQWSFSTISNTTQRSYNACCSWTQHPLIQKNRRVVLASFLLLLLGLVLILVGVGLEVAPSPGVSSAIFFVPGFLVLVPGAYHVIFIYCAVKGHRGFQFFYLPYFEK; translated from the exons ATGACGCCTTCGAGCTGTCCCTGGAGGACGCGGGGCCCGGGCCCGAGTCCAGCGGGGTCGCCCGCTTCGGGCCGCTGCACTTCGAGCGCCGGGCCCGGTTCGAGGTGGCTGACGAGGACAAGCAGTCCCGGCTGCGCTACCAG AACCTGCAGAATGATGAGGACGGCGCCCAGGCCTCTCCAGAGCCGGATGGGGGTATCAGCACCAG GGGCCCTTTCCTTGGCCCCTCCCCCCTTACGGGGCCACCTGTCCAGCAGGGACCCAGGCCGAACGTCTGTCCGCAGCTCCCAGTGGTCCTTTAGCACCATCAGCAACACCACCCAGCGCTCCTACAACGCCTGCTGCAG CTGGACCCAACACCCTTTGATCCAGAAGAACCGCCGCGTGGTGCTGGCCTCCTTCCTGCTCCTGCTGCTGGGGCTGG TGCTGATCCTGGTCGGCGTGGGACTGGAGGTGGCCCCCTCTCCAG GTGTCTCCAGCGCCATCTTCTTCGTGCCGGGCTTCCTGGTGCTGGTCCCAGGAG CCTACCACGTGATCTTCATCTACTGCGCCGTCAAGGGTCACCGGGGCTTCCAGTTCTTCTACCTGCCCTACTTCGAGAAGTGA
- the LOC143645506 gene encoding uncharacterized protein LOC143645506 produces the protein MGALGPRVWPGGAWLTCGVWAGSRKERGVPACPVSPAVCSAPRRGLVCGARRQQGRKPKPMGHQSFMGCSPGNPNPSPIGPGDRPALDPDTAGWLESPHPRLRGPRAPISSGITPTPIPPAWTWGGGDGEGNSQLCGTQEPRALRGATSLSPAAPPHMASGPARGQPCPAPAPGPQQPPAGGAAPRGGAEAPVPSRRRSEKERGPRGSRKGSEDLGDSKDAPKSRQGPEEPPAVAPRPARAQSRRRRPGPPHDAAQSTYWPLLNRLFGKDRELDPEELDELQAAFEEFDTDQDGCIGHRELGACMRTLGYMPTEMELIELSQHIKMRMGGRVDFEEFVDLMSPKLREETAHMLGVRELRIAFREFDRDRDGRITVAELQQAVPALLGEPLEGPELEEMLREVDLNGDGTVDFDEFVMMLSRH, from the exons ATGGG GGCCCTGGGCCCCCGGGTCTGGCCCGGCGGGGCCTGGCTTACCTGTGGGGTGTGGGCCGGCAGCCGGAAGGAGCGGGGTGTGCCTGCCTGCCCAGTGTCCCCCGCCGTCTGCTCGGCCCCTCGCCGGGGTCTGGTGTGTGGGGCCCGGCGGCAGCAAGGCAGGAAACCCAAGCCGATGGGACATCAATCATTCATGGGCTGCTCGCCGGGAAACCCTAACCCCAGCCCGATCGGGCCAGGTGACCGGCCAGCCCTGGACCCCGACACGGCCGGATGGCTGGAATCCCCTCACCCCAGACTCCGGGGCCCACGAGCACCCATCTCCTCCGGCATCACCCCCACCCCGATCCCTCC GGCCtggacctggggtgggggggacgggGAGGGGAACTCTCAGCTTTGTGGGACTCAAGAACCAAGGGCACTCCGTGGGGCCACGTCTCTGAGCCCTGCCGCCCCTCCCCACATGGCCAGCGGGCCAGCAAGGGgacagccctgccctgccccggcCCCCGGCCCCCAGCAGCCCCCCGCGGGAGGGGCGGCCCCCAGGGGTGGCGCGGAGGCGCCAGTCCCGAGCAGGAGGAGGAGTGAGAAGGAGCGGGGCCCCCGAGGGTCCCGGAAGGGCTCTGAGGATCTGGGGGACAGCAAAGATGCCCCAAAGAGCAGGCAGGGGCCCGAGGAGCCACCCGCCGTGGCGCCCAGGCCGGCCCGTGCCCAGTCCCGCCGGCGCCGCCCGGGGCCCCCACACGATGCTGCCCAGAGCACCTACTGGCCGCTGCTCAACCGCCTCTTCGGAAAg GACCGCGAGCTGGACCCGGAGGAGCTGGACG AGCTGCAGGCGGCCTTCGAGGAGTTCGACACTGACCAGGACGGCTGCATCGGCCACCGGGAGCTGGGCGCCTGCATGCGGACGCTGGGCTACATGCCCACCGAGATGGAGCTCATCGAGCTCTCCCAGCACATCAAGATGCGCA TGGGCGGCCGCGTGGACTTCGAGGAATTTGTGGACCTGATGAGCCCAAAACTGCGGGAGGAGACGGCGCACATGCTGGGGGTGCGGGAGCTGCGCATCGCCTTCCGGGAG TTCGACAGGGACAGGGATGGACGAATCACAGTGGCCGAGCTGCAGCAGGCAGTGCCGGCTCTGCTGGGGGAGCCGCTGGAGGGCCCTGAGCTGGAGGAAATGCTCCGGGAGGTGGACCTCAATGGGGACGGCACCGTAGACTTTGATG AGTTCGTGATGATGCTGTCCAGACACTGA
- the GPR152 gene encoding putative G-protein coupled receptor 152, translated as METSLRAAGHGPRTELADDEDAYPQGGWDTVFLVALLLLGLPANGLMAWLAGSQARHGAGTRLALLLLSLALSDFLFLAAAAFQILEIRHGGHWPLGTAACRFYYFLWGVSYSSGLFLLAALSLDRCLLALCPRGYPARRPARLPLWVCAGVWVLATLVSAPWLVFPEATAWWDDLVICLDFWDSEELPLRMLEILGGCLPFLLLLTCHALTQAAACRLRCHRRRHRHPPGPPACRGFARIAETLLSAYVVLRLPYQLAQLLYLAFLWDMYPGYLLWEALVYSDYLVLLDSCLSPFLCVLASADLRALLRALLASFAAALCEEQPGSFTPAEPRTQVDSGGQTLPGLSSVAQPRSESTAQPRSESTAQPRSDSAAQPRSESTAQPRSDSAAQPQSESTAQPQSESAAQPRSDSAAQPPTDPAAQPRSDPTAQPRSDSAAQPPSNSEAQTPRPNANSAPSPSDEASAAPTIDPTPGGPENSATPASSERESPSSDPPEEAPTAGPT; from the exons ATGGAAACCAGCCTGCGCGCCGCCGGCCACGGACCCCGCACGGAGCTTGCTGACGACGAGGATGCCTATCCCCAGGGTGGCTGGGACACGGTCTTCCTGGTGGCCTTGCTGCTCCTGGGGCTGCCGGCCAACGGGCTGATGGCGTGGCTGGCCGGGTCCCAGGCCCGACACGGAGCAGGCACGCGCCTCGCCCTCCTCCTGCTCAGCCTGGCCCTCTCGGACTTTTTGTTCCTGGCGGCGGCGGCCTTTCAGATCTTGGAGATCCGGCACGGGGGACACTGGCCGCTGGGGACGGCCGCCTGCCGCTTCTACTACTTCCTCTGGGGCGTGTCCTACTCCTCCGGCCTCTTCCTGCTGGCCGCCCTCAGCCTGGACCGCTGCCTGCTGGCGCTGTGCCCCCGCGGGTACCCCGCGCGCCGCCCCGCCCGCCTGCCGCTCTGGGTCTGCGCCGGGGTCTGGGTGCTCGCCACGCTCGTCAGTGCGCCCTGGCTGGTCTTCCCCGAGGCCACCGCCTGGTGGGACGACCTCGTCATCTGCCTGGACTTCTGGGACAGCGAGGAGCTGCCGCTGCGGATGCTCGAGATCCTGGGGGGCTGCCTGCCCTTCCTCCTTCTGCTCACCTGCCACGCGCTCACCCAGGCCGCCGCCTGCCGCCTCCGCTgccaccgccgccgccaccgccaccCGCCGGGGCCCCCGGCCTGCCGCGGCTTCGCCCGCATCGCCGAGACCCTGCTGTCGGCCTACGTGGTCCTGCGGCTGCCCTACCAGCTGGCGCAGCTGCTGTACCTGGCCTTCCTGTGGGACATGTACCCCGGCTACCTGCTCTGGGAGGCCCTGGTCTATTCCGACTACCTGGTCCTGCTCGACAGCTGCCTCAGCCCTTTCCTCTGCGTCCTGGCCAGCGCCGACCTCCGGGCCCTGCTGCGCGCGCTGCTGGCCTCTTTCGCGGCTGCGCTCTGCGAGGAGCAGCCGGGCAGCTTCACGCCGGCGGAGCCACGCACCCAGGTGGACTCTGGGGGCCAGACCCTGCCTGGGCTGTCGTCTGT GGCCCAGCCACGGTCGGAATCCACGGCCCAACCACGGTCGGAATCCACGGCCCAACCACGGTCGGATTCCGCGGCCCAGCCACGGTCGGAATCCACGGCCCAACCACGGTCGGATTCCGCGGCCCAGCCACAGTCGGAATCCACGGCCCAGCCACAGTCGGAATCCGCGGCCCAACCACGGTCAGATTCTGCGGCCCAGCCGCCGACGGACCCCGCAGCCCAACCACGGTCGGACCCCACGGCCCAACCACGGTCGGATTCTGCGGCCCAGCCGCCGTCAAACTCCGAGGCCCAGACCCCCAGGCCCAATGCCAactcagcccccagcccctctgaTGAGGCCTCCGCCGCCCCAACCATAGATCCCACCCCAGGAGGCCCTGAAAACTCAGCCACGCCTGCTTCCTCGGAGAGAGAGAGCCCCAGCAGTGACCCCCCAGAGGAGGCTCCCACCGCAGGCCCCACGTGA